In the Bordetella genomosp. 10 genome, one interval contains:
- a CDS encoding catalase family peroxidase, with product MEQTTSPRDPARQPLRWAVLGAAVAGVVLAFGYVGGWLAPARLTPARIVDALQANGGLHPGYRRNHAKGICVSGYFEGNGAASVYSTAPFFAVGKAPVVGRFALPGGNPYAPDSSVPIRSMALRLTAPDGEQWRTGMNSMPVFPLATPQAFYEQAVASAPDPKTGKPDPGKLKAFVGAHPEMAQFLAWVKGARPSASFATETYYSLNAFYLVDKDGKRQAVRWRMAPQQAGGAGDPAPAGEPDILREDLPRRIAAGPQRWKLLLTLAAPGDPVDDATRSWPADRTTIDAGTLVLDGVAPQDSGPCRDVNYDPTVLPAGIQVSHDPLLAARAAAYADSYLRRTSEEAGIPGAAPLSSEKK from the coding sequence ATGGAACAGACTACATCACCGCGCGATCCGGCGCGCCAGCCGCTGCGCTGGGCGGTGTTGGGCGCGGCCGTGGCGGGGGTGGTTCTCGCCTTCGGCTATGTCGGCGGCTGGCTGGCGCCCGCGCGGCTGACGCCGGCACGGATCGTCGATGCCCTGCAGGCCAACGGCGGCCTGCATCCGGGATACCGGCGCAATCACGCCAAAGGCATTTGCGTGAGCGGTTACTTCGAGGGCAATGGCGCGGCCAGCGTCTATTCGACCGCGCCTTTCTTCGCCGTGGGCAAGGCCCCGGTGGTGGGCCGCTTCGCCTTGCCGGGCGGCAATCCCTATGCGCCGGACAGCAGCGTGCCGATCCGCAGCATGGCCTTGCGGCTCACCGCGCCGGACGGGGAGCAGTGGAGAACCGGCATGAACAGTATGCCGGTATTCCCCCTGGCGACGCCGCAGGCGTTCTATGAACAGGCCGTCGCGAGCGCGCCCGACCCGAAGACCGGCAAGCCCGATCCCGGAAAGCTGAAGGCCTTTGTCGGCGCGCATCCGGAAATGGCCCAGTTCCTGGCATGGGTCAAAGGGGCCAGGCCCAGCGCCAGTTTCGCCACGGAAACCTATTACTCCCTCAACGCGTTCTACCTGGTGGACAAGGACGGCAAGCGGCAGGCGGTGCGGTGGCGGATGGCGCCCCAACAAGCCGGCGGGGCCGGCGACCCGGCGCCCGCCGGCGAGCCGGACATCCTGCGGGAGGACCTGCCGCGCCGCATCGCCGCCGGTCCGCAGCGCTGGAAGCTGCTGCTCACGCTGGCGGCTCCCGGAGATCCCGTCGATGACGCGACCAGGAGCTGGCCCGCGGACAGAACGACGATAGACGCCGGCACCCTGGTGCTCGATGGCGTCGCGCCGCAGGACAGCGGGCCGTGCAGGGACGTCAATTACGACCCGACCGTCCTGCCGGCCGGCATCCAGGTTTCCCATGATCCGCTGTTGGCGGCGCGGGCCGCCGCCTATGCGGATTCCTATC